The DNA region TTTGACTGAGTTCGGTAACCCGGGGAGGGCCCCTAGCCCAATCAGTGCTCTACCTCCGCGACTCCTCTTCGAGGCTAGCCCTAAAGCTATTTCGGGGAGAACCAGCTATCTCCGGGTTCGATTGGCATTTCACCCCTACCCACACCTCATCCTATGGTTTTTCAACACCAACAGGTTCGGACCTCCATTCCGTGTTACCGGAACTTCATCCTGGACATGGGTAGATCACCCGGTTTCGGGTCGACAGCCACGTACTCAAACGCCCTGTTCAGACTCGCTTTCGCTGCGGCTCCGGCTTCTCACCTTAACCTTGCACGTGACCGTCACTCGCCGGTTCATTCTACAAAAGGCACGCCGTCACTCCTCAAGGGAGCTCCGACTGATTGTAGGCACACGGTTTCAGGTTCTCTTTCACTCCCCTCCCGGGGTGCTTTTCACCTTTCCCTCACGGTACTGGTTCACTATCGGTCGCCAGGGAGTATTTAGCCTTGGGAGGTGGTCCTCCCTGCTTCCCACGGGGTTCCACGTGTCCCGCGGTACTCAGGATCGCCTCGGAAGGGTTTCGGATTTCGGCTACAGGGCTGTTACCTGCTGTGGCCGGCCTTTCCAGGACCAGTTCGCCTATCCCAAACCTTTGTGACTTCCATGTGAGACGTCCTACAACCCCGTTTGCCGAAGGCAAACGGTTTGGGCTGTTCCCGTTTCGCTCGCCGCTACTCAGGGAATCGCGGTTGCTTTCTCTTCCTCAGGGTACTAAGATGTTTCAGTTCCCCTGGTATGCCCCCAGCCACCCTATGGATTCAGGTGGTGGTACCGGCTCTTCCAGCCGGTGGGTTGCCCCATTCGGAAATCCCCGGATCAAAGCCTGCTTACGGCTCCCCGAGGCTTATCGGAGTTCGCCCCGTCCTTCATCGGCTCCTGGCGCCAAGGCATCCACCGTGCGCCCTTACCAGCTTCACCTTCAAGCTGCTCGGTTCTCTTCCGGTGTTATCGCGACTTGGCTTTACATTCCATATCCCATTTTCAAGGTGCGTGTGCGTTTCTTTCGCATCGCCGTTTTCGCGGCGACGAAAATTAATTTAGCACAGACCGGGAAAACACGCAAGGGGTTTTATAAAATTTTTTTTGCGGAACATCAATCCGGCCGGAAAAAGCCACAGTCTTCAAAAACGAACGCCGAAACGGCGGAAAAACCGGAAACGGATGATGAACGATCCGACCGATCAGGAAACTTTGTCCAATCGGGCAATTGCTTCATGAATGATCCCCCGGAAGACACCATAACAAGGAGGAAATGCGCCAAACATCCCGACAGGAGAACCCAAATGAAAAAAACTTCCCCGGTCCGTGACCCGGGCCGAGCGGATCCGGGGAGAGAAATCCGTGCCATCGAACGTTTCCGGAGCCCTTTCCATCACCTTTCGGTGCAAAGAAGCTCAATCCATTCTCCGTCCGGTCCCTGAAGAAACGCGAGGATCCATCCGTTTTCGAGCGCCCGCGGTCCTTCCCTCAGGACGGCTCCCGCACGGACCAGCCGCTTTGCATCCCCCTCCACGTCAGCGGTTGCAAACGCCAGATGGAAAGAATCGGAAGGAGGTCGATCCGCCGGGCTTACCAGCTCCAGTCTGACATCGTCCCGTTCCAAGAAAACGATTGTCTCCCCGCCGAGCGTCCATCTGCCCGCTTCCCTGAACCCCAGCGCTTCCCGGTAAAACCGCACGGAACGTTCCGGGTCACGAACCGCAATTCCCGCATGATGGAACATGGCCTTCTCCTCCTTCAGAGAATCAGATGCACATCACCGAATTCGTGCCAGAGATACTCCTCCCTGAGAGCTTCTTCATACATTCGCTTCAGGACGGAAGGCTCGGCAAAACCGGTCAGCAGGTCGAGGTGGGAAGCTTCCGGTTCGTGAAATCCGGTGATCAGTCCGTCCACCACCCTCGGAGGTCGGGAACGGCTGATGTGCAAACAGGTGATTCCTTTCCTCTCGGCCAGCATGCCGTCCGAACCTGCGGCACTTTCCAGCGCACGAACGACGGTGGTGCCCACCGCGATGACGCGACCTCCTTCATTCCGGGTGTGATGGATGCGTTCCGCCGCTTCCCGGGGAATGAAATAGGGTTCGCAATTTTGTCCGGGAGAAGGGGGCCCGGAAACGCCCGGCCAATCGCTGAGACCGGTGTGCAGGGTCACGAACGCGTACCCGATTCCTCGCCGCTTCAAGCCAAGCAACATCTCCCACGTAAACGGCCTTCCGGCCGAAGCGGGTTCGACAGAGCCCGGCACGGTGGAAAACACGTTCTGATAATCATGAAGCGGCCACGGTTTTCCGACATATTCATAGCGCACCGGTTCGCCCGCTTGGTGCAAGGCCGCAATGAGCTCCGGCCCCGACAGGGAAAAGCGGAGCTTCACAAGCGGAGGAGAAGCGGCTTTGTGCACCTCCGCCTCCAACTCCCGCAAGATGCGAATCCGGTCCCCCGGCCGGGGCTCCCCTCCGAGGATCAGCGCTTCCCAACGGCAGGAATCCAGCCGGTGTGCGAGGCGGATCTCCACTTTTTTGATCCGGTTCGGATGTCGAATCCATTCACCGGTCAATACGGCCGGAACCGTTCGGCTGTTGTTCAGGACAAGCAAATCTCCCGGTTTCAGAAAATCCCCCAACCGATCGAACCGGGTATGCACACAGTGACCGGTCACGCGGTCCGACACCATGAGCCGCACGCGATCGCGCCGGATCCCCCTCCGTTCGGGAGGGGCCGCGGCATTCAGATGAGCCGGCAATTCGAAGGAAATGGGAGCGCCCATCAACGATCCCTCCGATCCAACGAAAATTCCTGTGCCTTGAACCGCTGACCGTTGACATGCGCGGACCCGTCCGAAGCCAGCCAGAGAAACACGTCCGTCACGTCCTCCGGATCGGCCAGCTCATAATCACAGTCCGGCACGGCCAGAGCATGCATCTCCGTGTCCATTTCCCCGGGATCCACCATGTTGACCCGGACACCGGTGCCGTCCACTTCATCCGCCCAGGTCTGTGTCATTCCCTCCAGCGCGAACTTGGAGATCCCGTAGGCCCCCCAGCCTGCGTAACCCACATGCCCCGCTTCCGAGGTGACATTGATCACCGAACCGCTCTCCCTGGCCAGCATGCCGGCCATGACCCGTTTGGTGACGAGAAACGGATTCATCGTGTTGATCCGCAGCACCTCCAGGAAATCGTCTTCCGGATAATCGATCAGGTTGGGCGACGGGCTCGGTCCGAACACGCCGGCATTGTTGATCAGCACGTCGATGCTGCCGAACGCCTCTTCCGCCGCGGACACGAAACGCTCCGCATCGCGGGGATCGGACATATCTCCGGCCAAAGCGAACACTTCCGCACCGGCGGCCTCCAGCTCCCGTTTGACCTCAAGCAGCGCCTCCTCCCCCCGGGCCGTGATCGCCAGTTTGGCACCCCGGTCGGCAAACGCCTTGGCAAGAGCCTTCCCCAACCCCCTCGATGCGCCGGTGATCATCACCACTTTGCCCTTGACCATGAAAGATCCCTCCCGAATCTTTGAATCGTGATCGTCACTGTATCCTTACCCACTTACGATACTTAATAAACATATATGTATAAAAAGTATACAAAGAAACGGCACCCCCCCGTTTTTTTGTTTGATCCGCGCCCGTCCATTCCTGTTTACGGGCGAACGAGCCCTCATGTCGCCGAAGCGCGGTCGGGAGGATGTCGATCATGGCGGTTTGAACCGCATTTCGCGAACGTGTCCGGGCTTCGGCGGGCTTCTTCTCCCGACAGAACCGGAGAGCTTTCATTTCCGGAGGCCGTCTTGCTCCCATTGATCCGCAAGCACCGATTGAACCAGATGCACCGGAGACATTTCTCCGCCGGACAAAAAGGAAATCCACCGGTCAGTCGGAAGAAGGCGGCGGGTGATTTCCCGGATCCCCAAACCTTGACGGGCGAGTTCATGTACGTCCGCCGAAAACCCGGCCAGCCACTCCCTTTTTCTTTTCAAAGCGGCTTTTCCGTCTTTCACCACGCCGGCGTGACCGCAAAACACCGTATCAAACGGGAAATTCAGCACGACATCCAGGGACCGGATGATCGCCGGCACCGACTCGAAGCGGAACCCCGTGATCATCCTGTCCGACACGAACAAATCCCCGGCGAACAGCCAGCCCCGCTCCTCATCCAGATAACAGACGTGATCATCCGCATGGCCCGGAGTGGCGATGACGCGCAGCGTTCCGCCTCGGGGAGTGGCGAGCCGGTCTCCGGGAATCTCCGCCGTGGGAACCGGATCACGAATGTCCCCCCACACCAACCTCCGGTACAATGGCATGTCCAACGTCTGCAACAGCTCCCGGGTCCGCTCCGGAAAATACAAAGGGATGTCCCATGTCTTTGCAAAGTATGCCGCATTTCCCGTGTGATCCTCGTGATGATGGGTGACGGTCACGGACTCCGGAGGTGTGCGGGAGAGGAGATTCATCAGCTCCTTCCTCGCATGGACCGGTCCCGCATCGATCAGCAAGCCGTCCACCAGATAACAGAAAAAACGCATGTTCCGTCCCGGAAGACGAATCACCCCTCCGTACACCCGCACGCTTCCCCCGAAATTCCCGGGACGAACGCTCACTTTTCGAAACATGATGATGGATCCACCTCGCCCATCTCTTTTCCCTGAATATTCATTCATATTGTATCAGGAACAGAGGTTGATGGACATGAATTTCTCCACAAGCGGGCACACATCCGCGCCGCCCCACGAACCATCCCGGGCAACGCCAAAAAGGGATTCAAGCGCCTCTTTTCAGAAGCATGCCTGAATCCCTTTGGTCGTCATCGATGTTCCGACCGCTGCGTGGCTTTGAATCCGTTTCAGATCATTTCCCGGAGCAGTCTTCCGGGATCGGCCGTGTAGCTTGCCAGCGTTTTGGTAAAGCGGATGGCATCCGCCCCGTCGATCACGCTGTGGTCAAAGCTGAGCGAAACGTTCATGCGCCAGCCGACGGTCAGTTCTCCGTTCACCACCACCGGTTTCTGTTCGATCGGATGGATCGCCAGAATGGCCACTTCCGGCGGATTGATGATCGGGGTGGCCCATTTTCCGCCGAGCGAGCCGGCATTGCTGATGGTGAACGTGCTGCCCTTCAGGCGATCCGGTCCCAGCTTTCCTTCTCTCGCCAGCACGGTCAATTCGTTCAGCTCACAGGCAATCTGATCGATCGTCTTGCTCTCCGCCCGGTGGATGACCGGTACCAGCAGGCCCCGGGGGGTATCGGTGGCAATCCCGAGTGAAATGGACGGGAACGTGCGCACCACTTGTTTCTCTGCGTCATAATGCGCATTGAAGTGCGGATGATGCTTGATGGTGGCCGCCACCAGTTTGGCCAGGATCGCCATGTACGTCAGCTTCGGAGCCGACGGATCCTGTTTGCATTCCTGTACCCGCCGTTTTCGCCACTCGACCAGCCCTTCCACGGGGAGCTCGTCAAAGTGAGTGGCATGCGGCTTGCGGGTGACCGACCAGAGCAGGCGCTCCGCAATCACCTTGCGGATCGGGGAAAGCGGCGTTTCCGTCACTTCACCCGTTCCGATCACCGGAACCTCGGCGGTGATGGGCGGTGCGGAAGAAACGGTCGGCAAGGATATTTCCGCAGGGTCGCCTCCCTTCATCCGTTCGGCATGACGGCGGACATCCTCATCCGTCACCCGGCCTCCGCTGCCGGTTCCCTGCACCTGCCGGATGTCCACGCCCAATTCCCGTGCCAATCGCCGGGTCGACGGAGCGGCGAGCACTCTTTTGCGGCCGGATGCCTGAGCGGCCGGAGCCGCGGCTTCCGGTTCCGGACCGGTTTGCACGGCGGTTTGTTCAGGCGCTTGTTCCCGGGGCCGGGGCTGCTCCGCGACGGGTGCGGCGGTTGCGGCACCCTCTCCTTCAATGACAAACAAAATCTCCCCGACCGGAACGATGTCTCCTTCTTTCCACTTCATGCCGGCGATCCGCCCGGCGGCCGGAGTGGGCAACTCCACCACGGCCTTGTCCGTCTGCACCTCGATCACCGGTTGGTTTTCTTCCACTTGATCGCCCTCGGCGACGAGCCAACGAACCACTTCCGCCTCGTGAACACCCTCGCCGACATCGGGCAAACGAAATTCCACTGCCATGTTCCCGTCCTCCCTCCTCTAGAACGAAACCACCTGTTGAATCGCTTTGGACACACGTTTTGCGTCCGGACGGAACCAGTCTTCCAGCGCATACATCGGCACCGGAGCGTCATAGCCCGTCACGCGGGTGATCGGCGCCTCCAGATACAGGAACGCGTGTTCATTGATCAGCGCGGTCAGCTCACCGGCCAGACCTGCCGTTTTCGGCGCTTCGTGAACGATGACCACCCTCCCCGTTTTCTTCACCGATTCGATGATGGCTTCTTCGTCGAGCGGATACAGGGAACGCAGATCCAGGACATCGCAGCTGACTCCTTTGGCCGCCCATTCGTTGGCCGCCGCTTCCGCCACCGGAACCATCGTGCCCCACGCGATCAGGGTCACGTCTTCCCCGTCGCGGACTTTGCGTGCCTTTCCGATCGGCACTTCGTACCAACCGTCGGGCACCTCCTGTTTGACGGACCGATAAAGCTTCATGGGTTCGAGGAAAATGACCGGATCCGGATCCTTGATGGCCGCCAACAAGAGGCCTTTTGCATCATACGGCGTGGACGGCGTCACCACTTTCAGACCGGGAATGTGAACAAACAGGCTCTCGGTCGAATCGCAATGAAGTTCGGGAGCCCGAATGCCGCCTCCGTACGGGGCGCGAATCGTGAGGGTGGCCGGAAAAGCTCCCTGTGTCCGCGTCCGGAGACGGGCCGCATGGGTCACGATTTGTTCGAATGCGGGATAGATGAAGCCCATGAACTGGATTTCCGGCACCGGCTTCAGTCCGTTGACCGCCATGCCGATCGAAGTGCCGATGATGCCGGCTTCCGCCAGCGGTGTATCGATCACCCGTTCATCCCCGAATTCCTGCCACAATCCTTCCGTCGCCCGGAACACGCCGCCGTTTTTGCCGACATCCTCTCCCAGTACAACCACGGTCGGATCAGTGGCCAGAGCGGTCCGGAGGGCGTCGGAGATTGCTTGCACCATCGTCAACTTCTTCATTTGCCGCTTCCCCCCATCTCTTCCAGCTCCTTGATTTGCCGCAGTTCATTGGCGCCCGGCTCGGCGTACACATGGGCGAACAAATGCGGCGGCGGTGCGGGAACGGAGGCCTCGGCTTCCCGGATGCCCCGGTCGACGCGCTCTTTGCATTCTTCTTCCCATTCTGCCATTTCCTCATCCGTGAGGAGCCCTTCCGCTTTCATCAGCTTCACGTAACGCTCCAGCGGATCACGGCGCTCCACCCATTCCGTGACTTCTTGTTCCGGACGGTAGCGGGTGGCATCATCCGCCGTGGTGTGGTTCCCTTTCCGGTACGTGACGGCTTCGATCAGCGTCGGACCTTGTCCTGCGCGCGCACGCTCCACCGCCTGCGTCATCACGTCATACACGGCGAGCACGTCATTCCCGTCCACCCGGATTCCGGGGAAATTGTACGCGGCGGCTTTTTGCGCCACGGTTTCGGAAGCGGACTGGCGCGAAAACGGCACGCTGATCGCATATCCGTTGTTCTGGCAGAACAAAATGGCCGGCACCTTGAACACCCCGGCAAAGTTGCAGGCTTCATGAAAATCGCCTTCCGAGGTGGCGCCGTCACCGAAATAAGCCACGGCAACGGAACGTTCCTTCTTCAGTTTGGACGCCCACGCAGCCCCCACGGCATGCGGAATTTGCGTGGCGATCGGCACCGAAGGCGGCAACAACCGGACTCCTTCCGGAGGTTTGCAGCCTTCCACCCGTCCCATCCAGTACAGGAAAATCTGCGGAAGCGGCATGCCGGCGATCATCGCGACGCCGTGCTCCCGGTAAGACGGGAAAATCCAGTCTTCCTTGCCGAGAGCGAGCGCGCTCCCCACCTGGGCCGCTTCCTGCCCTTCCAGCGGTGCGTACGTCCCGATGCGTCCCTGCCGCTGGAGAATGACGGAACGGCGATCAAACATCCGGATGTAGCTCATCCAGCGATAGAAATCTTTTTTTCTTTCCACGGAGAGACTGTCCCAGAATTTCCGTCCTTGTTCCGTCAGTTCACCTTCCGGAGACAAGTGGCGGACCCAAGCGGTCTCTCTTTCCAATTGCTCCAACTTCACTTCCGGTTACCTCCCATTCCACCCCAACATGATGCGGCGAATGTCCGCCACTTTTTCCAAGCGTTCCAACACCAGGCGGTCGGCCGCACGATGGGTTCCGATGTTTTCCTGTCTGGAACGCTCGTAGATTTGCAGCAACATCTCGTAGATGGCCCGGGTCTTGGCCAGCACCCGTTCCTCGTTGTAGCCTTCCAGTTCGTCGGCCACCTGAATGAGGCCACCGGCATTCACCAGATAGTCCGGTGCATACAAAATGCCCCGTTCATGCAGCTCGTCACCGTGACGGTCTTCCTGCAGCTGGTTGTTGGCGGACCCGACAATGGCCTGGCACCGCAATTCATCGATGGACGTGTCATTGACCACGCCGCCGCGGGCACACGGAGAGAAGATGTCCACTTCCACCCGGTGAATGTCGGTCACCGTGGACAGCTCCACCCGATCGCCGTATTTCTCTTTCAGCTGGTGAACTCTCTCTTCATTGATGTCGGCGATGACGGCCCGGGCTCCTTCTTCCATCAGGAGATCCAACAGGCGCCCGCCCACTTTGCCCACTCCCTGGATGGACACCACACGCCCTTCCAGGCTTTCGGTGCCCCACAGGAACTTGGCGGTTGCCCGCATGCCCTGCAACACGCCGAGTGCGGTCGGAATCGAGGTGTCACCGCTTCCGCCGTGTTCCTTCGGCAATCCGACGAAATGGTTGGACTCCCGCTTGGCGTGCACGAAGTCTTCCGGCATCGTTCCCATGTCCGTCCCGGTGAAAAACCGGCCGCCGAGACCTCCCACGAACCGGCCGATGGCCCGGAACATCTCCGGTGATTTGTCACTGACGGGATCTCCGATGATCACCATTTTTCCTCCGCCGAAATCGACATCGGCCACGCCGCATTTGAACGTCATGCCCCGCGAAAGCCGAAGCACGTCTTCCAGCGCTTCATCCGTCGATTCGTACGGAATCATCCGGCATCCGCCGAGCGCCGGTCCCATGGTGGTGTCATGGATGCCGATGATGGCTTTCAGTCCGGTTCCCTCATGGCGGCAAAAGACCACCTGTTCATGTCCGTACTTCTCCATCAAGGCGAAAATGTCACGCATCACCGGCATTTCCCGCTCTTTTTCATCCATCCGGCGTTGTTCTTTCACGCTTTCCATGAGCATCATCCCCATTACATAGTCAACTTGAATCCTTTCCGGTCCAGCCGGAAACATTCCCCCTGCACAGGGAAGGCGGGGAAACGGCTCCGGACGCGTCCCCCGCCACAGACGTCGACGATGCGAAATGCTTGATGCATTCTATGACCGGGAACTTTCGCGCGTCATCTGCCCCGATAAACCGGTTTCCGTTTTTCCGTGAACGCACGGACGCCTTCCAGATAATCTTCCGTACGGCCCGCCTGTTCCTGGAACTCGGCTTCCATCTCCAGGATTTCTTCCAGGGACGCTTCGGCTCCCCGGTACATGGCTTTCTTGATCAAGCCAAGGGCCACGGTGGGGCCTTCCGCCAGCTTTTTGGCGAATTCCAGTGTTTCATCCATCAGTTGTTCCCCGGGAATCACCCGATTGGCCAAACCGATGGAGACGGCTTCTTCCGCACCGACGTCCCGACCGGTCATGGCAATCTCGAGTGCCCGCCCGAGGCCGACCAATTTCGGGAGGAAATAACTGGATCCGCTGTCCGGCACCAGACCGATCCGCACGAAAGCTTGAATGAACCGCGTTTCCGGAACGATGAACCGGAAGTCGCAGGCAAACGCCATGCTGGCTCCGGCCCCTGCGGCCACTCCGTTCACCGCGGCGATCACCGGTTTTTCCATTCCGGCGATTTCACGAATGATCGGGTTGTAACGATTCCGGACGCTTTCCCCGAGCGAAAAGGTTTCCCCTTTTTCGCGCACGGTGCTCCGGTCATTGAGGTCCTGTCCGGAGCAAAACGCCTTTCCTTCTCCCGTCAGGACCACGGCCCTGATTTCCGGATCCTGTCGCACTTGTCGCAACGTTTGGAGCAGTTCATGGCCCATTTGATCATTGACGGCATTGTACACGCGCGGGCGATTCAGCCGGATGATGCCGACACCGTCCACGCGTTCCAGAATCACGGTCTTTTCGCTCATTCGCTTCCCCTCCAGTACCGGGATCCCGTACGGGTTATTTTCCCTTGAATTCCGGTTTTCTCTTCTCAACGAACGCTTTCATGCCCTCGCGTTGATCTTCCGACGAGAACAGCATGAAAAAGGCATTTTGTTCGAAATGGAGACCGTGCTCGAGCGTCAAATCCAGCGCCTTCAGAACGGCCTGCTTGCCCAGTCGGACGGCGATCGGCGGTTTGGAGGCGATTTCCCCGGCGAGCGCCATGGTTTCTTCCTCCAGCTTGTCCTGCGGTACCACCCGGTTGACAAGCCCCAACTCGAAAGCTTCCTGAGCCGACATCATCCGGCCGGTCAGGATCAGTTCCATGGCTTTCATCTTTCCGACGGCTTTGGTGAGACGCTGGGTTCCTCCCGCTCCGGGGATCACGCCGAGATTGATTTCCGGTTGGCCGAAACGCGCCGTTTCCGAAGCGACGATCATGTCACAGCACATGGCCAGCTCATTGCCTCCGCCAAGAGCATACCCCGAAACCGAGGCAATGATCGGTTTGGCAATGCGGCGAATGCGCTCCCAATCCGCGAAGAATTGCTTGACGACAAACTGTACCGGCGTCGTTTCCGCCATTTCCTGAATGTCCGCACCGGCGGCGAAAGCCTTTTCATTCCCGGTCAGAACAATCACGCGAATCTCGTCATCCCTGTCCATCTCCTCCATCACGTCGGCCAGTTCACGGACAAGGGTGGTATTCAGCGCATTGAGAACACGCGGCCGGTTCAGCCGGATCAGGCCCACCGCTTCGCGTCTCTCCACCAGCAGCAGCGGTTCACTCATTCCAACATCTCCTCCCCGGGAGAAAGCGTTTACATACCATACTTTAAAAAAAAATGAATTTATTCAGATGAACTGCCTTCATTTTACCAAACAAGCGGTTGTTTGTCAGTTCTTTGCTTGAAAGCATCAAAGTGCGAAAGGGACAAAACAAAAAAAGGATCCAGTCCCTCCCCTTTTTTCCGAACAAGGAAAGCGACTGAATCCCTGCCGATTCAACGATCCGAATACGGTTCCTGCCCTCTGCTCAGAACCACTCTCGCGGTGTCTTCCACACAGGTTTCGCAGATGATCTTGTTTTTGAAGGAATAGAGTTGGCGATCTTGACCGGCTTCGCAAATCACGCACCGGGGCAGGTATTTCTGCAGAATGATGGAATCGTTGTCCACGAGAATTTCCACGCCGTCGTGCGGATGAATCCGAAGTGCGTCCCTGAGTTCCTTGGGCAGGACAATCCGTCCCAAATGGTCCACTTTCCTGACAATGCCGATGCCCTTCATCCCACGACTCCTCTCTTTGACTGCTCGGGAGAGGTTTTTTTGCGGGCGGCGAACCGACCATGATCAGGACGGGATTCGGGTGCCCCTACTTTTCGGCGGGCGACGAAGATCCGGAACTTTCCGTGGCGGGTGCATTC from Staphylospora marina includes:
- a CDS encoding enoyl-CoA hydratase-related protein, translated to MSEPLLLVERREAVGLIRLNRPRVLNALNTTLVRELADVMEEMDRDDEIRVIVLTGNEKAFAAGADIQEMAETTPVQFVVKQFFADWERIRRIAKPIIASVSGYALGGGNELAMCCDMIVASETARFGQPEINLGVIPGAGGTQRLTKAVGKMKAMELILTGRMMSAQEAFELGLVNRVVPQDKLEEETMALAGEIASKPPIAVRLGKQAVLKALDLTLEHGLHFEQNAFFMLFSSEDQREGMKAFVEKRKPEFKGK
- the pdhA gene encoding pyruvate dehydrogenase (acetyl-transferring) E1 component subunit alpha, with translation MKLEQLERETAWVRHLSPEGELTEQGRKFWDSLSVERKKDFYRWMSYIRMFDRRSVILQRQGRIGTYAPLEGQEAAQVGSALALGKEDWIFPSYREHGVAMIAGMPLPQIFLYWMGRVEGCKPPEGVRLLPPSVPIATQIPHAVGAAWASKLKKERSVAVAYFGDGATSEGDFHEACNFAGVFKVPAILFCQNNGYAISVPFSRQSASETVAQKAAAYNFPGIRVDGNDVLAVYDVMTQAVERARAGQGPTLIEAVTYRKGNHTTADDATRYRPEQEVTEWVERRDPLERYVKLMKAEGLLTDEEMAEWEEECKERVDRGIREAEASVPAPPPHLFAHVYAEPGANELRQIKELEEMGGSGK
- a CDS encoding MBL fold metallo-hydrolase, giving the protein MFRKVSVRPGNFGGSVRVYGGVIRLPGRNMRFFCYLVDGLLIDAGPVHARKELMNLLSRTPPESVTVTHHHEDHTGNAAYFAKTWDIPLYFPERTRELLQTLDMPLYRRLVWGDIRDPVPTAEIPGDRLATPRGGTLRVIATPGHADDHVCYLDEERGWLFAGDLFVSDRMITGFRFESVPAIIRSLDVVLNFPFDTVFCGHAGVVKDGKAALKRKREWLAGFSADVHELARQGLGIREITRRLLPTDRWISFLSGGEMSPVHLVQSVLADQWEQDGLRK
- a CDS encoding Leu/Phe/Val dehydrogenase, with translation MPVMRDIFALMEKYGHEQVVFCRHEGTGLKAIIGIHDTTMGPALGGCRMIPYESTDEALEDVLRLSRGMTFKCGVADVDFGGGKMVIIGDPVSDKSPEMFRAIGRFVGGLGGRFFTGTDMGTMPEDFVHAKRESNHFVGLPKEHGGSGDTSIPTALGVLQGMRATAKFLWGTESLEGRVVSIQGVGKVGGRLLDLLMEEGARAVIADINEERVHQLKEKYGDRVELSTVTDIHRVEVDIFSPCARGGVVNDTSIDELRCQAIVGSANNQLQEDRHGDELHERGILYAPDYLVNAGGLIQVADELEGYNEERVLAKTRAIYEMLLQIYERSRQENIGTHRAADRLVLERLEKVADIRRIMLGWNGR
- a CDS encoding alpha-ketoacid dehydrogenase subunit beta, with product MKKLTMVQAISDALRTALATDPTVVVLGEDVGKNGGVFRATEGLWQEFGDERVIDTPLAEAGIIGTSIGMAVNGLKPVPEIQFMGFIYPAFEQIVTHAARLRTRTQGAFPATLTIRAPYGGGIRAPELHCDSTESLFVHIPGLKVVTPSTPYDAKGLLLAAIKDPDPVIFLEPMKLYRSVKQEVPDGWYEVPIGKARKVRDGEDVTLIAWGTMVPVAEAAANEWAAKGVSCDVLDLRSLYPLDEEAIIESVKKTGRVVIVHEAPKTAGLAGELTALINEHAFLYLEAPITRVTGYDAPVPMYALEDWFRPDAKRVSKAIQQVVSF
- a CDS encoding SDR family NAD(P)-dependent oxidoreductase — its product is MVKGKVVMITGASRGLGKALAKAFADRGAKLAITARGEEALLEVKRELEAAGAEVFALAGDMSDPRDAERFVSAAEEAFGSIDVLINNAGVFGPSPSPNLIDYPEDDFLEVLRINTMNPFLVTKRVMAGMLARESGSVINVTSEAGHVGYAGWGAYGISKFALEGMTQTWADEVDGTGVRVNMVDPGEMDTEMHALAVPDCDYELADPEDVTDVFLWLASDGSAHVNGQRFKAQEFSLDRRDR
- a CDS encoding dihydrolipoamide acetyltransferase family protein, which translates into the protein MAVEFRLPDVGEGVHEAEVVRWLVAEGDQVEENQPVIEVQTDKAVVELPTPAAGRIAGMKWKEGDIVPVGEILFVIEGEGAATAAPVAEQPRPREQAPEQTAVQTGPEPEAAAPAAQASGRKRVLAAPSTRRLARELGVDIRQVQGTGSGGRVTDEDVRRHAERMKGGDPAEISLPTVSSAPPITAEVPVIGTGEVTETPLSPIRKVIAERLLWSVTRKPHATHFDELPVEGLVEWRKRRVQECKQDPSAPKLTYMAILAKLVAATIKHHPHFNAHYDAEKQVVRTFPSISLGIATDTPRGLLVPVIHRAESKTIDQIACELNELTVLAREGKLGPDRLKGSTFTISNAGSLGGKWATPIINPPEVAILAIHPIEQKPVVVNGELTVGWRMNVSLSFDHSVIDGADAIRFTKTLASYTADPGRLLREMI
- a CDS encoding VOC family protein, coding for MFHHAGIAVRDPERSVRFYREALGFREAGRWTLGGETIVFLERDDVRLELVSPADRPPSDSFHLAFATADVEGDAKRLVRAGAVLREGPRALENGWILAFLQGPDGEWIELLCTER
- a CDS encoding enoyl-CoA hydratase-related protein produces the protein MSEKTVILERVDGVGIIRLNRPRVYNAVNDQMGHELLQTLRQVRQDPEIRAVVLTGEGKAFCSGQDLNDRSTVREKGETFSLGESVRNRYNPIIREIAGMEKPVIAAVNGVAAGAGASMAFACDFRFIVPETRFIQAFVRIGLVPDSGSSYFLPKLVGLGRALEIAMTGRDVGAEEAVSIGLANRVIPGEQLMDETLEFAKKLAEGPTVALGLIKKAMYRGAEASLEEILEMEAEFQEQAGRTEDYLEGVRAFTEKRKPVYRGR
- a CDS encoding S-adenosylmethionine:tRNA ribosyltransferase-isomerase → MGAPISFELPAHLNAAAPPERRGIRRDRVRLMVSDRVTGHCVHTRFDRLGDFLKPGDLLVLNNSRTVPAVLTGEWIRHPNRIKKVEIRLAHRLDSCRWEALILGGEPRPGDRIRILRELEAEVHKAASPPLVKLRFSLSGPELIAALHQAGEPVRYEYVGKPWPLHDYQNVFSTVPGSVEPASAGRPFTWEMLLGLKRRGIGYAFVTLHTGLSDWPGVSGPPSPGQNCEPYFIPREAAERIHHTRNEGGRVIAVGTTVVRALESAAGSDGMLAERKGITCLHISRSRPPRVVDGLITGFHEPEASHLDLLTGFAEPSVLKRMYEEALREEYLWHEFGDVHLIL
- a CDS encoding AbrB/MazE/SpoVT family DNA-binding domain-containing protein, which produces MKGIGIVRKVDHLGRIVLPKELRDALRIHPHDGVEILVDNDSIILQKYLPRCVICEAGQDRQLYSFKNKIICETCVEDTARVVLSRGQEPYSDR